In Topomyia yanbarensis strain Yona2022 chromosome 2, ASM3024719v1, whole genome shotgun sequence, one DNA window encodes the following:
- the LOC131681983 gene encoding DNA-directed RNA polymerase, mitochondrial: MYRISSLKGCFRNKNILLPNKCFGLRLNPELIRFQKFSHLCNHQHGSTVQRLPLILHEILTIKADIIKRVHSSTPTPEMLDTLKKKKRKKARKFAELLTVDDTSTKHTKASVQQLKAQKLSDFINDHISHELIAAQITKSAKMKSIIPEDMVDLPSHRFEATPVIFIGENMQEMNLPNETLAEILESYRVLKQIQSKQPNNSSCVEQVTEEEFLETSDVLVEEEMAEIPITSKTKGKSRKRKEHARKSKTKKADEKKHNEKSPEELLARQKSFHITLTAYLDICLASGMINRAYATVLNYRCKRNRQDISIDIYNMLLHGYAEKGNILKIKDILKIINEDGIDPNPQTYAAIFECLGRLETTAELKTEVNAYLMEAEAKGINMNDILDCSKFTTDQRETVLSIFHEINPEFCPRYTPPALNYDNHLLNPLNEHVKPIGASSGFDNSDAGSEIMNSKAGFTREELEQLAREQIEMELKGHLTVKSIQKFPEPNATVKKYRKELEELRKAWAKQITKAFHRDVNSLKAVTESKSNRSINLFPYLKALTVAQYTDILLNEAQQLVEGSDTFSVAVAHLYRELGSQVEARYHIEQKRMNGVLDKTCEIYNLYCDALAKGNSSDNPRQLWQRLVHECRQDGPSMNITSIAWPRAAVFGVGKFLYNIMKNDLKINVHAAAPGNRPVKNVPAFYSLYRYESKAAKEQIKPHPVLVKLHRKSQQDTLNFDIGLVPMLCPPQPWSTPVNGGYILAKSELIRLPHQAHQQSERINEAKLTDIYPTLDSLNQLASVPWEINANVLDVVLEVFNRGGNAKLDVPEPPSSLPPVTETKPRSEMTNYDRFNMMRQKMNHRRKQGDMYSLWCDALYRLSLANHFRDKVFWLPQNIDFRGRVYPIPPHLNHLGHDLARCLMVFHQKKPLGPDGFNWLKLHCINLTGLKKRDSIQDRLRYADEIMDDILDSADKPLTGRMWWTNSDEPWQTLACCMEIAKVSRCPNPAEYLSNFPIHQDGSCNGLQHYAALGRDTPGAISVNLSTSDVPQDVYSAVATLVEENRAKDAENNNEVAQVLEGFIKRKVIKQTVMTTVYGVTRFGARKQIARQLEYIDEFPKDYVWPASSYLTLKTFNALSEMFTSAKEIQDWFTDCARLISAVRAQNVEWVTPLGLPVVQPYNRADKPVSYKSKSKLPEHFVMDLYDKPNIMKQKNAFPPNFVHSLDSSHMMLTSLYCERAGLTFISVHDCYWTHACTVATMNKICREQFVALHSKPILEDLSKLLMQKYSFNESEITDDGSVIDLTKRKLNLILQQYPEKGDFDLRQVLNSVYFFS; this comes from the exons ATGTACAGAATATCTAGTTTGAAGGGATGTTTTAGAAACAAGAACATATTACTACCCAACAAATGCTTTGGTTTACGGCTCAATCCGGAACTGATTCGTTTTCAGAAATTTTCTCATTTATGTAACCATCAGCACGGATCAACAGTGCAAAGACTGCCTTTAATTTTACACG AAATATTAACTATCAAAGCTGATATCATCAAACGTGTTCATTCATCTACTCCAACGCCAGAAATGCTAGATACCCTGAAGAAGAAAAAGCGCAAGAAAGCAAGGAAGTTTGCCGAGCTCTTAACAG TTGATGACACATCTACAAAACATACTAAAGCGTCTGTCCAGCAATTAAAGGCCCAGAAATTGTCTGACTTTATCAATGATCACATCTCGCACGAATTGATCGCTGCCCAAATcacaaaatcagcaaaaatgaagaGTATTATTCCGGAAGATATGGTAGACCTCCCAAGCCATAGATTTGAAGCAACCCCAGTGATTTTTATTGGAGAGAACATGCAGGAAATGAACCTTCCTAATGAAACACTTGCGGAAATTTTAGAAAGCTATCGAGTGCTAAAACAAATTCAGAGCAAGCAGCCCAATAATTCAAGTTGTGTTGAACAAGTAACAGAGGAGGAGTTTCTAGAAACAAGTGATGTGCTGGTCGAGGAAGAAATGGCAGAAATACCCATCACTTCGAAAACGAAAGGTAAATCTAGGAAACGTAAAGAACATGCTAGAAAAAGCAAAACCAAAAAGGCCGATGAGAAAAAACATAATGAAAAATCTCCAGAAGAATTACTAGCCCGTCAGAAAAGTTTCCACATAACGCTCACGGCATATCTGGATATTTGCCTAGCAAGTGGGATGATCAATCGTGCCTACGCGACTGTTCTGAATTACCGATGTAAGCGAAACAGACAAGATATAAGCATCGATATCTACAATATGCTTCTCCACGGCTACGCAGAAAAGGGTAACATtcttaaaattaaagatattttAAAGATTATAAATGAAGATGGTATCGATCCGAACCCGCAAACGTATGCCGCTATTTTTGAGTGCCTCGGTCGGTTAGAAACAACTGCAGAACTTAAAACCGAGGTGAACGCATATCTGATGGAAGCGGAGGCCAAAGGTATTAATATGAATGATATATTGGATTGTAGTAAGTTTACGACCGATCAAAGAGAAACAGTACTTAGCATATTTCATGAGATAAACCCTGAATTCTGCCCTCGATACACGCCGCCGGCTTTAAATTACGATAATCATTTGTTGAACCCACTAAATGAGCACGTTAAACCAATAGGTGCATCTAGTGGCTTCGATAATTCGGATGCAGGATCAGAAATCATGAACTCAAAGGCTGGATTCACGCGTGAGGAGTTGGAGCAACTCGCTAGGGAGCAGATTGAAATGGAGTTAAAAGGACATCTCACAGTGAAGAGTATCCAAAAGTTTCCTGAACCGAACGCTACTGTGAAAAAATAT CGTAAAGAATTGGAGGAACTTCGTAAAGCGTGGGCTAAACAGATTACAAAGGCCTTCCATCGCGATGTGAACTCATTGAAAGCGGTAACAGAATCGAAATCAAACAGATCAATTAATCTGTTCCCATATCTGAAAGCCCTTACAGTTGCACAGTACACGGATATACTTCTCAATGAGGCCCAGCAGCTAGTGGAGGGATCCGACACGTTCAGTGTCGCTGTGGCGCACCTCTACAGGGAACTTGGCAGTCAGGTGGAGGCACGCTATCACATTGAGCAGAAACGTATGAACGGAGTACTGGATAAAACGTGCGAGATTTATAACTTGTACTGTGATGCATTAGCAAAAGGTAACTCCAGCGATAATCCGCGACAACTATGGCAACGTTTGGTTCACGAGTGTCGACAGGATGGCCCAAGCATGAATATTACAAGTATTGCCTGGCCACGAGCTGCCGTTTTCGGTGTGGGGAAATTCCTTTATAACATCATGAAAAATGATCTTAAAATCAATGTGCATGCAGCAGCCCCTGGAAATCGCCCAGTAAAAAATGTGCCCGCATTTTATTCGCTGTATCGTTATGAGTCTAAAGCTGCCAAGGAACAGATCAAACCACATCCGGTGTTGGTTAAACTGCACCGTAAATCACAGCAAGATACTTTAAACTTCGATATCGGTCTTGTTCCAATGCTATGCCCACCTCAGCCCTGGAGTACACCGGTTAATGGTGGCTATATCTTGGCGAAATCAGAACTTATTCGGCTACCACACCAAGCACATCAGCAATCTGAGAGGATTAATGAAGCCAAACTAACGGATATATATCCTACACTAGATTCTCTGAATCAGTTGGCCAGTGTACCTTGGGAAATTAATGCAAATGTGCTGGACGTAGTGTTAGAAGTTTTCAACAGAGGGGGAAATGCTAAACTCGATGTTCCTGAACCACCCAGTTCATTGCCACCAGTTACCGAAACTAAACCTCGTAGTGAAATGACAAACTACGATCGTTTCAATATGATGCGACAAAAAATGAACCATCGGCGGAAACAAGGCGATATGTATAGCTTGTGGTGTGACGCGTTGTACAGGCTTTCGTTGGCCAATCATTTCCGAGATAAAGTATTCTGGTTGCCTCAAAACATTGACTTTCGCGGCCGTGTTTACCCAATACCACCCCATTTGAACCATCTTGGGCACGATCTAGCCCGATGCCTTATGGTGTTCCATCAGAAGAAACCGTTGGGACCCGATGGTTTCAATTGGCTTAAGCTGCATTGCATTAACTTGACCGGATTGAAAAAGCGAGACTCAATTCAAGATCGTCTGCGATATGCCGATGAAATAATGGATGACATACTAGATTCAGCGGATAAGCCACTAACGGGTCGAATGTGGTGGACTAATTCGGATGAACCATGGCAAACTTTGGCATGTTGCATGGAAATCGCTAAGGTTTCTCGGTGCCCCAATCCTGCTGAATATCTTTCGAATTTTCCCATTCATCAGGATGGTTCGTGTAATGGTCTTCAGCACTATGCGGCACTCGGACGTGATACTCCGGGTGCCATCAGTGTGAATCTTTCCACGTCCGATGTACCTCAAGACGTGTACAGTGCAGTAGCTACATTAGTAGAAGAAAATCGAGCAAAAGATGCCGAAAACAACAATGAGGTTGCTCAAGTTCTTGAAGGCTTTATTAAACGAAAAGTGATCAAACAGACCGTGATGACCACCGTGTACGGTGTTACCCGCTTTGGTGCCCGAAAGCAAATAGCTCGTCAGCTGGAATACATCGATGAATTCCCTAAAGATTATGTTTGGCCAGCATCCAGTTACCTGACGCTCAAAACGTTCAATGCTCTTAGCGAAATGTTTACATCGGCGAAAGAAATTCAAGACTGGTTCACAGATTGTGCACGACTAATTTCCGCAGTGCGAGCACAAAACGTCGAATGGGTCACTCCTCTCGGATTACCAGTGGTACAACCTTACAATCGCGCAGATAAACCTGTTTCCTACAAATCAAAATCTAAACTTCCCGAGCACTTTGTTATGGACTTGTACGATAAACCTAACATTATGAAGCAGAAAAATGCATTCCCTCCCAACTTTGTACATTCGCTTGACTCTAGCCACATGATGCTAACTTCGCTGTACTGCGAGCGTGCCGGATTAACGTTCATTTCCGTACACGATTGTTACTGGACTCATGCCTGTACGGTAGCTACGATGAATAAG ATCTGTCGTGAACAGTTTGTTGCGTTACACTCCAAACCTATACTAGAAGATCTCTCAAAACTTCTGATGCAAAAGTACAGTTTCAATGAAAG tgaaatcacCGACGACGGTTCCGTAATTGATTTAACTAAACGCAAGCTAAATCTGATTCTACAACAATACCCCGAGAAGGGAGACTTTGACCTGCGGCAAGTGCTGAACTCTGTGTATTTTTTCAGCTAA